One Bythopirellula goksoeyrii genomic window, GCGTCGGCCCGCCGTTGTCGGCCAGCGTGGTGTCGATGATACTGGCCAGGGGCGTCGGCAGCGTGCCGTTGCTGGTGGCGACGATATCCGTCGCGCCGGGCGTGAGACCGCCGAGTGAATTCGCCGTCGAGTAAGCCGCGGCTCCAAACAAGTTGTAATCATCGACGACGATGGTTCCCTGATTGGAAATGTCCCTTGTCGCACCTAAAGAGCCAACGCTGTTGCCGGCGAGAATTGAGTGGCTAAGCGTGGCCGTGCCGCCTGTGTAATTCAAAATTCCACCGACCGAAAAGCCAGAATTATCCGTCACCGTGCTGTGGCGAACATTAAGCGTCGCCTGATTCCAGATACCACCGCCACCCTGGCCAAGCCCGGCCGAATTGCCGCTGAGCGTGGAGTTCACGACATTGGCTGTTCCCGCAGAGTTGAAAATACCCCCTCCCGGGGCCAAAGCGCCTGCAGAATTACCGCGAAGCGTGCTGCGCTCGATGTTGAGCGTGCCACCGTCGTTGAAGATTCCACCGCCTGCGCCTAGATTATCCGTGACGTTATTGCCACTGATGGTGGACTCAACAATCGTCAGCTCGCCAGATACGGTCGAGTTAAAGATGCCGCCACCCGAGTTGACGGCCGTGTTGTCCGAGATCGTACTTCCAGACGCCACTAGACTACCGTAATTGTTAATGCCGCCGCCTACGTCGGCTACGTTACCAGAAATCGTGCTGCCTGTGATCGAAGCTCGCCTAAGACTAGATATCAGAACGCCGCCGCCAACAGCGGCAAGAATTGGAGATTCTGAAGACGCCGTATTGTCCGAGATAGTGCTATCGGCGATCGTTAGTTCAGAGTAGGCGGCTTGAATGATACCTCCACCTATTCTGGCTGAATTGTTCGATATCAAGCTTCCCGATATCACGGGCGAAAGGGCGCGTCTCAGTAAGACGCCGCCGCCAGAACCTCCATAACCATTGTTTTCATCCGTGGCGGCGTTTCCCGTAATGGTGCTGTCCAATATGACTATCGGCGCGTTTTCTTTATCTGTGGAAGGAAATGCATAGGCATAGACGCCTCCACCCTGCTCCCGCGCCGTATTGCCAGAGATGGTACTGCCGATGATGGACATCGAGTCTTCTGTGAAGGTCAAGCCGTCAAAAAAAACCCCGCCTCCATATAGAAAGGCAAAATTTTCGCTGATTGTGCTACCGGTGATGGTGAGGGTGCCCCCCCTCACGTTGGCAATCCCACCTCCGAAATAGGCATAGCTGGAGGTGATCGTCGATGACGTAATGGTGAGACTGCCTTGATTCCTTATTGCTCCACCAGCACCTCCAAAAGGATCATCCGCTCTGCCTCGCGTCAGCGTCAAGCTGCTGATTCCCACGTTGCCGCCGGTAATATTGAAAATCCTCGAATTGTTCTGCGCATCAATAGTAAGCTGCAAACCGCTTGCGGCGGCGATCGTGAGATCCTTGTCGATCACCAACTCGCCGAGCGTCAGATTGATCGCGCCGCCCGAGACAAAGCCGATTGTCTCGCCCGCAGGCGCCAGGGCGATCGCGTCGCGCAGCGAGATGTCGCCATCGGTGATGCTGCCGTCGGCTTCGTCGATAAGGGTGTCGACAAAGATCGCCAGCATCCGCCGATCTTCAAGCGGTTCGAAGCAAAGGCGGCGAGAACCGCAGGTAGCACGGCGCAGTGAGGGGGAGTGAGCCATGACGGGGTATCCTGGAGAAGCGACGGGCACACAACACCAACAGAGCCACCGCCCGATGGCCCCCCGCCTCTCGGCAAATTACCACCAGACAGACCCCTGCGAGGAGTATAAACCGGGATTTCCCATTTGGGTTGAGCCTGGAACCGCTCCAAGCCTAAATCGTTCCCTATGTTAACATCGCGCCCCCCCCCCGTGTCTAGCGCGTGGTGATTTTTCTCCATTTTTTCTTCCATCCGATGCTGGAAACTGCGAATCGGTTCCCGTCGAGTCGTTTTTCAGCGGCGAAGTGCTGGTCCTGCGCAGAACTTCTCCGCTGGGAACCTCGTTTTCCACTCTTTGTTTCGCTCCCGAGTCACATCACTCGACCAGAGGCGGCGGCTTTGCCAGCTGCGCAATGCGGTCGAGAATGTCTGCGAACAATCGCCTTGGCACCGCCACCTCGGTCAGTTGAAAGAACACTTACTTCGAATGCCGCGTCACCTTGGCTCCGATCTTCACCAGCTTTTCCCGCAGCGTCGTCAGCGACCAGTGCTGAAATGGTTTCGGCAGTGCCAACCGCCGCAGAAAATTCGCCAAGTTGTACGCCAAGGCAAACAGTTGCAGGCGCGTCTGGTTGTACTTGAACGTGCGGCAGGAGAGCTTCGTCCATTTGACGGCGTTCTTGCCTTCCTTGATCCACTGCTCCCCCGTGCCGCGACCGTTGTAGAATTGCACCACATTCTTGGATTGTTTGCTCAGGTTGGTCACGATGAACCCAACGCGTGAAAACAATTCGCCAGCGTGCCATTCGATCTTGGCGACCACGCGCCCCGCTCGCTCCCACGACTTCGCTTGATACTGGAAACTGTGATAGAAGACCTTCGGCTTGTGCGACGGACGGCCCACGGGTCGGGTTAGCAGATGCTCGATTTCCCGCTCCAGTACGAAGTTGGACTTGATGCGAATGGTGTATCTCAGATTGAGACACCTCTGCAACTTCGGAGAAGCCCCAATTCAACGCGGACCAGGTGGCCCTGGGTGATTACTCACCCAGGGCTCCCACAGACCCGTACGTGCCCGCATTAGAGCATACGGTTCCTCAAATCATGGTTTCACTGCGTGACGAAGCTGCGAGCGAACGGCGCGCGCCGGAGCAAGCGGGTAACGACGGAGCAATGCGCAGAATTTCTGCCAGTGCATCGAGCGGATGTTGTTGCGGCGGTTAAGCCACTTACGCCATCGGTTCTCGACTTCTTGGCGAAACCGGTTCATTGCTTCCGAGTTCCCTGTAACTCCGTAATACGCATAGTGTCCACGTAGCTTCTGGTTGAGCTTTTGCTGCTGCTCTGCAAGCGACAAGTGTCGATTGTCGTGGCACCATTGATCGATGCGACGAACAGCGCGGGTGAAACGATCCGTGGCAGTCTTGAGCTTGACCACCCAATAGCCCTTCAGGGATTTCGCCCAGTAGTGGGTGAATCCAAGCAGGTCAAACGTGCCAGGACGATCGTCGTCCTTCGTCCGTGAAGACGGGGGACGGAACGATATAAGTTTCGTCTTGGTCGGGTGGACAGTCAGCCCATACTTACCAAATCGTTTCGGAAGGACTTCCAGCACGCGTTCAGCATCGCGAGGATCGCAAAAGCCGATCACGAAATCATCCGCATAGCGGATGAGGAAAGCCTTCCCACGCAGGCGGGGCTTCACTTCTTGTTCGAACCAGAGGTCCAGCACGTAGTGCAAGAACACGTTCGAAATCAAGGGAGAAACAACACCACCCTGGGGCGATCCAGAGTCCGGGTAACTGACGTTACCATCTTCCATCACGCCCGCTTTCAACCACTTGTCGATCAGACGCAGCAACACGCCATCACGCACCCTCTGTCGGAGAAACTGCCTGAGATGTTGATGATCCAGATTATCGAAAAACTTCCGGATATCGACCTCCAAAACTGTCACGCCCGTCCGCCGATGGCGCATCGTCTGGTCACGGAAGGAACTCAATGCATCGTGTGCCGAGCGGCCACGTCGAAATCCGTAGGAACAGTCCAAGAAGTCCTGCTCATAGATCGGATCCAGTAACATGACCACCGCACGCTGAAGGATTTTATCCTCCAGCGTGGGTATTCCGAGCGGACGAGTCTCCGTGGTGGAGCCGCCTTTCGGAATGTGCACTCGTCGCACAGGAGGAGCCTTATAGGTGCCGGACTTCGCGCGGTCGAGCAGGCTTTGAAGGTTGCCCTCCAAATCCTGTTCATATTGTTCCGCGGTCACTCCGTCGACACCAGCAGCACCGTCCTTACGCGTGCATCGATAAGCATCCTTTAACCAGTCAATGTCCATCAGATAGGCGAGCGAAGTGAAGGCCATCTCTGAAGACCGTCTCGCCAACGCTGCTATCCGTCTCTGTTTCGTGTACACGTCTATCGAATTTCGAGGCATTCGTCGTGTTTCTCAAAAACGGTTCCATGATTCGACGTCTCGCTTCCCTCCACTGGCTCCAACAGGGTGAAGTTCGCCAGTTTCAACGGTACTATCAAGACGCTATGACTTCCTGCTACCCATCTCGCCGCACTTCGTTTCCTTCGCTTGGCGATACCTCGGTTGCACTCGTTCTCTTTCGCTCCTTGACGGACGAGTAAGCCGCCAAGGCCTGGAGTTGGTAACCCGGTGTCTCCATCCGGGATGTTGCCGAGGAAGCAACAGGATCTCCCAAGTTCCTGGGGAACCTCAATCATCCGTTTGCACATGTTCCAAACCGACGCCGGCAGGACTGCTTGCACCAGACCATACAGTGCAGCAGCGTGGCCCTTGGTCATCAAAAGGCAAAGGCTCCCACGATTGGGTCTTTCGACGCTCAATAGCATGGCTTTCGGACTCGCTGCGGGCACCGAGCGGAGCTTGGTCGGCTTCGCAGAGCCGGTCACCCGGCACCACGCAAAACTCGCTTCCAGTTGCGGGTCAGGCTCTACTGGACGGGGTTCTCACCCGCAAGGTTCCGATGAAAGGTTTCAAAGTTGTACTTTACATCTCATTCCCCCTTCCCAAGCTTTGCTTGGCGCAACTGATGCAACCTCTTTCAGTTGGCCCATCGCCGAACTGAAGGAGGATGTGCAGACCAAATCCATTTAGGCAGTTACCGTTGGTGTGGGAGGTTAGATTCAAGAATGGGATCTATCCACCGAGAGTTGGCATGTCGTTTGCTCCTTTTATTCTCCTAGGTCTTCACATGGTACGTGAGAGGCCGATTACCCTTGGTTTTTTGAGCCAGTCCGTTGTGCCGGGGGCGTACAGCGTGCGTAATCGCACTGTGCCCCTGTGACAGAATGGGGGTGTCTTATCAGGGGAGGGCATTCCCGTTGACTCGCCCGCGGCGGGGCGAGGGTCGCCGTCGGCATGAACACTGGTCCCAGGAAAGGGAGGTGTATCATGCGATGTCGCATTCGAAATATAGTACCGGCTACTCTGTATATGCCCACGGCAGTGTTACGACCTGGAATCACTCTTAGGTCCTCAGGACAGAAGGCTGAGCAAATCATCTCCAATAGAAGTCTTCGGTTTTCGGAGGTGACCATCAGTAGTTTTCTGATCTCTAGTTTTTTCGTAACGATTCTAATTTGCCCGCAATATCTATTCGGGAAAGAGGTTTTCGATCAGCAGACAACCCAGCAAGCTAGTCGAAGTGAGGCCGAGACACCCTTACGTTGGATATTTGTACCTGATGACGTAATTCGTGTTGAAATGGAAGTCAATGAAACAGTGGTTGACGATGAAAACAAGGAGTATCAAACCAAACGCATTTATGATTATCGGTGGACCGTGAACTCAGTGGACTCGGATGGAACAGCTACTCTCACAGTCACTTTCGATCGCATTCAATTTCATAGTGAATGGTTCTCCTTCGACTATGACAGCCAAACAGACGACGCCACTGTCGGTACATCAGTCGACAGCGAAAGGTATTCGATGCTTTATGAATTCCGGGCAATGAGGAGTTCGCAGTTCGAAATTGAGGTTACTTCTCGTGGTGCCGTCAAGCAAATAGTGGCAGCAGAGTCCGTGGTCGGGCCAATGCAGTTCACTCCAGGAGATTGGCCTGGGTTACCAGAGAAACCCGTGAAGATTGGCGATTCATGGACTTTAAACAGCGAACTGAATGTTGACTATATCCATTCCCACGGTCAGGCCACCTATGAACTTGTCAGCCTGGAACGGAAGGATGAGAAACTCTTATGCGACATCAGAGGAAATTCCCTCTTTTCGGAACACACTGGCCTACCACCCAAATCGGAGATAGGAGCAATAGAAAGTAAGAGTCACTTTGACCCGAAGGCGGGAATGTTTATGGACGAAAAGCTCTCGTCGAAACTTCGATCAGAGATCGCTCCTGGAGAAAACGTCAGCATCACTGTCGACGTCACGCGGCGTCTCTTCCCCTGCGAAAAACAAGTTGAGCAGACGGAAAGAAACGGGGAGTACCTCTTCGTGTTCGACAAAGGAATTGCCAAGCCAATAGTTCTTGCTGGCGTTCCAGTGGGCGTTCACAATGACACCGTGAGTGAGCTGTTGCATTTGAACTTTTACCATACCTGGACGGACACCGACAAAGATGGGATGCCTATTCCTGAAGAATTGACTGGTATCTCGACTCGCTTTTCTGCGGGTGATCCAGTTCATTTCTCTCTGATTATAGTCGGCCTTAAGGACGCAGAGTTGTACTTCAATATCCTCTGCTCACAAGGGCGATATGAAAGGAATG contains:
- the ltrA gene encoding group II intron reverse transcriptase/maturase, producing MAFTSLAYLMDIDWLKDAYRCTRKDGAAGVDGVTAEQYEQDLEGNLQSLLDRAKSGTYKAPPVRRVHIPKGGSTTETRPLGIPTLEDKILQRAVVMLLDPIYEQDFLDCSYGFRRGRSAHDALSSFRDQTMRHRRTGVTVLEVDIRKFFDNLDHQHLRQFLRQRVRDGVLLRLIDKWLKAGVMEDGNVSYPDSGSPQGGVVSPLISNVFLHYVLDLWFEQEVKPRLRGKAFLIRYADDFVIGFCDPRDAERVLEVLPKRFGKYGLTVHPTKTKLISFRPPSSRTKDDDRPGTFDLLGFTHYWAKSLKGYWVVKLKTATDRFTRAVRRIDQWCHDNRHLSLAEQQQKLNQKLRGHYAYYGVTGNSEAMNRFRQEVENRWRKWLNRRNNIRSMHWQKFCALLRRYPLAPARAVRSQLRHAVKP